One window from the genome of Pseudomonas fluorescens encodes:
- a CDS encoding XdhC family protein: MSSLNALLDAIHVEQNEGRESVLATVVKVEGSAYRRPGARMLVSQYGRPEGTISGGCLEADVVRKAWWLSESGPVIRSYSTAEATDEEGGEESLGFGLGCNGKVYVLFERIPATKQCAVLDALRKVRSNQRPVAIATVIAGSRNSRADVGDRVFLESGAAPFGGLYHPALNERITADLRLTLDQQKSTRQRYTEGYAEVEVFLEYVAPPPRLMIFGAGHDAQPLVRIAKILGWHVTVVDSRPHFARPERFPEADRVLSADIGGPFEFRKFVEGACVAVMSHSLSQDAHWLKGALQGNPRYVGQLGPRDRTERLLDEITRQTNSLPALDRLHYPMGLDLGGDTPESVAMAVLGEMQAVLNGRAGGSLKLRTSTIHETCQLEPRCSRELSMAES; the protein is encoded by the coding sequence ATGTCCAGTTTGAACGCATTGCTCGATGCCATCCACGTCGAACAGAACGAGGGTCGAGAGTCTGTACTCGCCACCGTTGTGAAAGTCGAGGGTTCGGCGTATCGCCGTCCGGGGGCGCGCATGCTCGTTTCACAATATGGACGTCCGGAGGGCACTATCAGTGGTGGCTGTCTGGAGGCTGATGTGGTGCGAAAGGCCTGGTGGCTAAGTGAGTCGGGCCCGGTGATTCGTAGCTACAGCACGGCCGAGGCCACAGACGAAGAGGGCGGTGAAGAGTCCCTTGGTTTCGGGCTGGGCTGCAACGGCAAGGTATATGTGTTGTTTGAGCGAATACCAGCTACAAAGCAATGCGCTGTGCTTGATGCTTTACGCAAAGTAAGAAGCAACCAGAGACCCGTAGCAATCGCAACGGTAATAGCGGGCTCACGCAATAGCCGTGCAGATGTTGGAGACCGTGTGTTCCTGGAATCTGGCGCGGCGCCCTTCGGGGGACTCTACCATCCTGCACTGAACGAGCGAATTACCGCTGATCTGCGTCTCACATTGGACCAGCAAAAATCTACGCGGCAACGCTATACCGAAGGCTACGCAGAGGTAGAGGTTTTTCTAGAATACGTCGCGCCACCACCGCGTCTGATGATCTTTGGGGCGGGCCATGATGCGCAGCCGTTGGTACGGATCGCAAAAATCTTGGGGTGGCATGTCACCGTTGTTGATAGTCGCCCACATTTCGCCCGTCCGGAACGTTTTCCCGAAGCGGATCGGGTGTTGAGCGCCGATATAGGCGGGCCTTTCGAATTTCGAAAATTTGTGGAGGGGGCGTGTGTGGCGGTAATGTCCCATAGCCTGAGCCAGGATGCGCATTGGTTGAAAGGCGCGTTACAAGGTAATCCCCGTTACGTCGGTCAGCTCGGGCCGCGTGATCGAACCGAGCGTCTGCTTGATGAAATAACGCGACAGACAAACAGCCTGCCTGCGCTGGACCGATTGCACTATCCAATGGGTTTGGATTTGGGTGGAGACACCCCGGAAAGTGTGGCGATGGCGGTGCTTGGGGAGATGCAGGCCGTCCTGAATGGGCGAGCGGGTGGAAGTCTGAAGTTGCGGACGTCAACGATCCACGAAACTTGTCAGCTTGAGCCCAGATGTTCCCGTGAATTATCCATGGCAGAGTCGTAG